From Macaca fascicularis isolate 582-1 chromosome 14, T2T-MFA8v1.1, a single genomic window includes:
- the JAM3 gene encoding junctional adhesion molecule C isoform X1: MALRRPPRLRLCARLPDFVLLLLFRGCLIGAVNLKSSNRTPVVQEFESVELSCIITDSQTSDPRIEWKKIQDDQTTYVFFDNKIQGDLAGRAEILGKTSLKIWNVTRRDSALYRCEVVARNDRKEIDEIVIELTVQVKPVTPVCRVPKAVPVGKMATLYCQESEGHPRPHYSWYRNDVPLPTDSRANPRFRNSSFHLNSETGTLVFTAVHKDDSGQYYCIASNDAGSARCEEQEMEVYDLNIGGIIGGVLVVLAVLALITLGICCAYRRGYFINNKQDGESYKNPGKPDGVNYIRTDEEGDFRHKSSFVI; this comes from the exons GCTGCCTGATAGGGGCTGTAAATCTCAAATCCAGCAATCGAACCCCAGTGGTACAGGAATTTGAAA GTGTGGAACTGTCTTGCATCATTACAGATTCGCAGACAAGTGACCCCAGGATCGAATGGAAGAAAATTCAAGATGACCAAACCACATACGTGTTTTTTGACAACAAAATTCAGG GAGACTTGGCAGGTCGTGCAGAAATACTGGGGAAGACGTCCCTGAAGATCTGGAATGTGACACGGAGAGACTCGGCTCTCTATCGCTGTGAGGTGGTTGCTCGAAATGACCGCAAGGAAATTGATGAGATTGTGATCGAGTTAACTGTGCAAG TGAAGCCAGTGACCCCTGTCTGTAGAGTGCCGAAGGCTGTACCAGTAGGCAAGATGGCAACGCTGTACTGCCAGGAGAGTGAGGGCCACCCCCGGCCTCACTACAGCTGGTATCGCAATGATGTGCCACTGCCCACAGATTCCAGAGCCAATCCCAGATTTCGCAATTCTTCTTTCCACTTAAACTCTGAAACAGGCACTCTG GTGTTCACTGCTGTTCACAAGGACGACTCTGGGCAGTACTACTGCATTGCTTCCAATGACGCAGGCTCAGCCAGGTGTGAGGAGCAGGAGATGGAAGTCT ATGACCTGAACATTGGCGGAATTATTGGGGGGGTTCTGGTTGTCCTTGCTGTACTGGCCCTGATCACGTTGGGCATCTGCTGTGCATACAGACGTGGCTACTTCATCAACAATAAACAGGATGGAGAAAG TTACAAGAACCCAGGGAAACCAGATGGAGTCAACTACATCCGCACTGACGAGGAG GGCGACTTCAGACACAAGTCATCGTTTGTGATCTGA
- the JAM3 gene encoding junctional adhesion molecule C isoform X2 yields the protein MALRRPPRLRLCARLPDFVLLLLFRGCLIGAVNLKSSNRTPVVQEFESVELSCIITDSQTSDPRIEWKKIQDDQTTYVFFDNKIQGDLAGRAEILGKTSLKIWNVTRRDSALYRCEVVARNDRKEIDEIVIELTVQVKPVTPVCRVPKAVPVGKMATLYCQESEGHPRPHYSWYRNDVPLPTDSRANPRFRNSSFHLNSETGTLVFTAVHKDDSGQYYCIASNDAGSARCEEQEMEVFTRTQGNQMESTTSALTRRATSDTSHRL from the exons GCTGCCTGATAGGGGCTGTAAATCTCAAATCCAGCAATCGAACCCCAGTGGTACAGGAATTTGAAA GTGTGGAACTGTCTTGCATCATTACAGATTCGCAGACAAGTGACCCCAGGATCGAATGGAAGAAAATTCAAGATGACCAAACCACATACGTGTTTTTTGACAACAAAATTCAGG GAGACTTGGCAGGTCGTGCAGAAATACTGGGGAAGACGTCCCTGAAGATCTGGAATGTGACACGGAGAGACTCGGCTCTCTATCGCTGTGAGGTGGTTGCTCGAAATGACCGCAAGGAAATTGATGAGATTGTGATCGAGTTAACTGTGCAAG TGAAGCCAGTGACCCCTGTCTGTAGAGTGCCGAAGGCTGTACCAGTAGGCAAGATGGCAACGCTGTACTGCCAGGAGAGTGAGGGCCACCCCCGGCCTCACTACAGCTGGTATCGCAATGATGTGCCACTGCCCACAGATTCCAGAGCCAATCCCAGATTTCGCAATTCTTCTTTCCACTTAAACTCTGAAACAGGCACTCTG GTGTTCACTGCTGTTCACAAGGACGACTCTGGGCAGTACTACTGCATTGCTTCCAATGACGCAGGCTCAGCCAGGTGTGAGGAGCAGGAGATGGAAGTCT TTACAAGAACCCAGGGAAACCAGATGGAGTCAACTACATCCGCACTGACGAGGAG GGCGACTTCAGACACAAGTCATCGTTTGTGA
- the JAM3 gene encoding junctional adhesion molecule C isoform X3, giving the protein MATLYCQESEGHPRPHYSWYRNDVPLPTDSRANPRFRNSSFHLNSETGTLVFTAVHKDDSGQYYCIASNDAGSARCEEQEMEVYDLNIGGIIGGVLVVLAVLALITLGICCAYRRGYFINNKQDGESYKNPGKPDGVNYIRTDEEGDFRHKSSFVI; this is encoded by the exons ATGGCAACGCTGTACTGCCAGGAGAGTGAGGGCCACCCCCGGCCTCACTACAGCTGGTATCGCAATGATGTGCCACTGCCCACAGATTCCAGAGCCAATCCCAGATTTCGCAATTCTTCTTTCCACTTAAACTCTGAAACAGGCACTCTG GTGTTCACTGCTGTTCACAAGGACGACTCTGGGCAGTACTACTGCATTGCTTCCAATGACGCAGGCTCAGCCAGGTGTGAGGAGCAGGAGATGGAAGTCT ATGACCTGAACATTGGCGGAATTATTGGGGGGGTTCTGGTTGTCCTTGCTGTACTGGCCCTGATCACGTTGGGCATCTGCTGTGCATACAGACGTGGCTACTTCATCAACAATAAACAGGATGGAGAAAG TTACAAGAACCCAGGGAAACCAGATGGAGTCAACTACATCCGCACTGACGAGGAG GGCGACTTCAGACACAAGTCATCGTTTGTGATCTGA